The proteins below are encoded in one region of Lactuca sativa cultivar Salinas chromosome 3, Lsat_Salinas_v11, whole genome shotgun sequence:
- the LOC111884611 gene encoding auxin-responsive protein SAUR71 has translation MLGKKIGFVKRLGNKIKIRTCTSHGSEPLHYECLLSSDHGDNKQEHQSSVSTPRGCIALYVGEERRRFVVHTAHLSHPLFQILLEKTAEEFGFVQKDKLVIPCTIDVFREVVRAVKCNNGKFDLRYLVEEINYSAT, from the coding sequence ATGTTGGGCAAGAAAATAGGATTCGTCAAGAGACTGGGAAACAAGATTAAGATAAGGACTTGCACCAGTCATGGTTCTGAGCCATTACATTACGAGTGTCTGTTAAGCAGTGATCATGGCGACAACAAACAAGAGCATCAATCAAGCGTGAGTACTCCCAGAGGATGTATTGCATTATACGTTGGAGAGGAGAGACGACGGTTTGTGGTTCACACAGCTCATCTTTCTCACCCTCTCTTCCAGATATTATTAGAGAAGACTGCTGAAGAATTTGGGTTCGTTCAGAAAGACAAGCTGGTGATTCCGTGCACCATTGATGTTTTCCGAGAGGTCGTGAGGGCtgtgaaatgcaacaatggcaaGTTCGATTTAAGATATTTGGTTGAAGAAATCAATTACAGCGCTACTTGA